From a single Candidatus Thorarchaeota archaeon genomic region:
- a CDS encoding APC family permease translates to MIEKFGDQEGEEKFARRLGLIGATNIGLGAMLGGGIYVISGAAAGMIGPSLILAYLVTGLLTVFTAINYAELACSIPKQGGGYTFAQGTFGGFPAFLTGWFLFIGNLVACGLYSLAVAHTLAVFIPNATETTIGQIAVVIIIITFITNVISIRGVSGVLGVLNILQSIVLFSFIAFGLFFVNPTNLAPFFKPGAGLFEFMGAVSFIYISFVGFELITTASEEIKEPARNIPRAILLTLVIATVVYMAAALVIVGVVHYTSVQGSFTPIADVYGFMFGTGAFYFALAGMAASNYAALNATFLATARVAYSMSRDHYFPSILESVNKRLKTPIPALIVTLFIVSFFAISGNVSLVASLSDFGYLIGLAIVNASVIMLREKGLSVPGTFKARFYPIIPILGVITCLLLVPSLHIETLYLGGVMTIVGFLVYIVYSRPRSRKKMLTQENVDTIAKH, encoded by the coding sequence GTGATCGAAAAGTTTGGCGACCAGGAGGGTGAGGAGAAGTTTGCACGACGCCTTGGCCTCATCGGTGCTACGAACATAGGTCTTGGGGCAATGCTGGGTGGCGGTATCTATGTGATCAGCGGTGCGGCTGCGGGGATGATCGGTCCATCACTCATCTTGGCATATCTTGTGACCGGGCTTCTGACTGTTTTTACTGCAATTAATTACGCTGAGCTTGCCTGCTCAATCCCCAAGCAGGGTGGTGGCTACACCTTTGCACAGGGGACCTTTGGAGGGTTCCCAGCATTCTTGACAGGATGGTTTCTCTTCATCGGCAATCTTGTGGCGTGTGGACTCTATTCACTTGCCGTCGCACACACCCTCGCAGTATTTATCCCAAATGCAACCGAAACCACCATTGGCCAGATTGCTGTCGTGATCATCATCATCACGTTCATCACTAATGTCATCAGTATTAGAGGGGTCTCAGGAGTCCTCGGCGTTCTAAATATCCTCCAATCGATCGTCCTCTTTTCGTTTATCGCCTTCGGCCTCTTTTTTGTAAATCCCACCAACCTTGCTCCATTCTTCAAACCGGGAGCGGGACTCTTTGAGTTCATGGGAGCGGTCTCGTTCATCTACATCAGTTTCGTCGGATTCGAACTGATCACTACAGCCAGTGAGGAGATCAAAGAACCTGCGAGAAACATCCCACGCGCCATTCTGTTGACTTTAGTCATTGCAACAGTGGTCTATATGGCCGCAGCACTTGTCATCGTGGGAGTAGTACACTACACCAGTGTTCAAGGATCATTCACGCCCATAGCTGATGTCTATGGGTTTATGTTCGGAACAGGGGCGTTCTATTTTGCTCTCGCAGGAATGGCCGCCTCAAACTACGCTGCACTCAATGCAACGTTTCTCGCCACCGCAAGAGTGGCCTACTCGATGAGCAGAGATCATTACTTCCCGTCAATTCTTGAGAGCGTCAATAAACGCCTAAAGACACCAATCCCAGCATTGATTGTGACCCTGTTCATAGTGAGCTTCTTCGCAATCAGTGGCAATGTCAGTCTTGTTGCATCTCTGTCTGACTTTGGATATTTGATCGGCCTTGCAATAGTCAATGCGTCCGTCATCATGCTACGTGAGAAAGGACTAAGCGTTCCGGGAACCTTCAAGGCGAGATTCTATCCGATAATTCCAATTCTGGGTGTGATAACTTGCCTTCTGTTGGTCCCAAGTCTACATATCGAGACCCTTTACCTTGGCGGAGTTATGACGATCGTGGGCTTTCTGGTCTATATTGTGTATAGCAGACCGCGATCACGAAAGAAGATGCTCACCCAAGAGAATGTGGATACAATTGCAAAACACTAG
- the uvrA gene encoding excinuclease ABC subunit UvrA, translating to MTAKTTSAKGKETDFDGPRSIEVIGAHEHNLRHITVKIPRLSFTVVTGVSGSGKSSLVFDTIFAEGQRRFVESLSAYARQFLGMLEKPRVDHISGLSPSISIDQKSAGRNPRSTVGTITEIYDFLRLLYARVGVPYCPKCGKEIHPQTSQQIVDQVLGLPDGSRVAILAPIVRGRKGEYRKEFRDLLKKGFVRCRIDGEFRDIEEGMSLDRYFEHTIEVVIDRLRVSAAHQSRISEAVETALKMAEGVVIISTDNGDLTLSEKFACVDCGISLPELEPRLFSWNTPHGACPHCTGLGVVRKFDPALVIPDDSLSLADGAIEVYNWMRNSKLLRLVAEKYGFSLDTPWRDLSDEHKRIVLYGTDDEFEMNWEWGDKSSRLLVEGIYNRSFEGLIPRMERNYRTTKSEYIRKKLEKYMRMQPCPVCKGKRLKPEALAVLFNGKSITELDELSIRDLRDFLTSAEIPSHLEPVAKPIIREIMGRIDFLCEVGLDYLTLNRPAPSLAGGEAQRIRLASQIGSNLVGVTYVCDEPSIGLHPRDNLRLLNSLKRLRDLGNTVIVVEHDEETMRHADYIVDLGPGAGAEGGEVVVAGPIEKILRSRNSLTGRYLRGDETIEVPSERRHPNGRFIEVKGARHHNLKNIDVKIPLGLFVCVTGVSGSGKSSLIVETLQRALARRFHGAEAQPGDHDEIVGIDQLDKVIVIDQSPIGRTPRSNPATYVGLWTPLRELYANLPEAKVRGYKRGRFSFNVKGGRCEKCKGAGVEIIEMQFLPPIQVTCNQCAGRRYNRETLQVRYKGKNIADILDMRIDEALDFFANIPSIQRRLQTLCDVGMGYVKMGQPATTLSGGEAQRIKLSKYLSRPATGQTLILLDEPTTGLHFADVKKLLEVLHRLVDLGNTVLVIEHNLDVVKTADWIIDLGPEGGDDGGYLVAEGTPEEIAENPDSYTGKYLRSVLDTYKRSRRAEG from the coding sequence ATGACGGCTAAGACAACCTCTGCCAAGGGGAAGGAGACCGACTTTGATGGCCCGCGTTCTATTGAAGTCATTGGTGCGCATGAGCACAATCTCCGTCATATCACCGTCAAGATTCCACGTCTGAGCTTTACAGTTGTCACAGGGGTTTCAGGATCGGGGAAGTCGAGTCTTGTCTTTGACACAATATTTGCTGAAGGGCAGCGGCGGTTCGTAGAATCACTATCCGCCTATGCTCGTCAATTCCTAGGAATGTTAGAGAAGCCCCGGGTAGATCATATCTCAGGGCTTTCTCCCTCTATCTCTATTGATCAGAAGAGCGCAGGGCGGAATCCACGTAGTACAGTCGGAACCATTACCGAGATCTACGATTTTCTACGACTTCTCTATGCGCGAGTCGGTGTGCCTTATTGCCCCAAGTGCGGCAAGGAGATTCACCCACAGACATCACAACAGATTGTAGATCAAGTCTTGGGACTGCCGGACGGCTCACGAGTCGCCATTCTCGCTCCCATTGTGCGTGGGCGAAAGGGTGAATATCGCAAAGAGTTTCGAGACCTGCTCAAGAAGGGCTTTGTCCGTTGTCGTATAGATGGAGAATTCCGTGATATTGAAGAAGGAATGTCGCTCGACCGATACTTTGAGCACACGATTGAAGTAGTCATTGATCGATTGAGGGTTTCCGCTGCTCATCAGAGCAGGATTTCTGAGGCTGTGGAGACCGCGTTGAAGATGGCGGAGGGCGTTGTGATCATCTCCACCGACAATGGGGATCTTACGCTATCCGAAAAGTTTGCGTGTGTGGACTGTGGTATCAGTCTTCCCGAACTTGAACCGCGGCTCTTTTCATGGAATACACCACACGGCGCATGCCCTCACTGTACTGGACTCGGCGTCGTCCGCAAGTTCGACCCGGCCCTTGTCATTCCTGATGACTCCCTCTCGCTTGCAGATGGTGCAATTGAAGTCTATAACTGGATGCGGAATAGCAAGCTCTTGAGACTGGTCGCTGAGAAGTATGGTTTCAGTCTTGACACTCCATGGCGTGATCTCTCTGACGAGCACAAGCGGATAGTTCTCTACGGCACCGATGACGAATTCGAGATGAACTGGGAGTGGGGTGACAAGTCTTCTCGGCTTCTTGTTGAAGGGATCTACAATCGCTCTTTCGAGGGTCTAATCCCACGAATGGAACGTAACTATCGTACGACAAAATCGGAATACATACGAAAGAAGCTTGAGAAGTATATGCGAATGCAACCGTGTCCTGTCTGCAAGGGGAAACGCCTCAAGCCCGAAGCATTGGCTGTTCTCTTTAATGGGAAATCGATCACAGAACTTGATGAGTTGTCAATCCGAGATCTCCGTGACTTTCTTACATCTGCTGAGATACCTTCGCATCTGGAACCTGTAGCGAAGCCCATCATACGCGAGATCATGGGGCGTATTGATTTCCTGTGTGAAGTGGGTCTCGACTATCTGACCCTGAACCGCCCTGCGCCGTCGTTGGCCGGAGGTGAGGCTCAGCGTATTCGACTTGCCAGTCAGATCGGTTCAAATTTAGTGGGCGTGACCTATGTCTGTGATGAACCATCTATCGGGTTGCATCCACGTGATAATCTCCGTCTTCTTAACTCATTGAAGCGTCTTCGTGATCTTGGGAACACGGTCATAGTTGTTGAACACGATGAAGAGACCATGCGTCACGCAGATTACATAGTAGACCTTGGTCCCGGTGCTGGTGCGGAAGGTGGCGAGGTAGTTGTCGCCGGGCCGATAGAGAAGATTCTCCGATCACGTAATTCCCTGACTGGCCGATATCTACGTGGTGATGAGACCATCGAGGTCCCCTCCGAGCGCAGGCATCCCAACGGTCGCTTTATTGAGGTGAAGGGTGCGCGTCATCATAATCTAAAGAACATCGACGTGAAGATTCCACTTGGTCTCTTTGTCTGTGTGACAGGTGTGAGTGGAAGCGGCAAGTCAAGTCTTATTGTGGAGACCCTGCAACGAGCCCTCGCGCGAAGATTTCACGGTGCCGAGGCACAACCCGGAGATCATGATGAGATTGTTGGTATCGACCAGCTCGACAAAGTGATCGTCATCGACCAGAGTCCGATTGGGCGCACCCCACGTTCCAATCCCGCTACATATGTTGGTCTGTGGACCCCGCTACGCGAACTCTATGCAAACCTTCCTGAGGCAAAGGTGCGTGGCTACAAACGTGGACGATTCAGTTTCAATGTAAAGGGCGGTCGCTGTGAGAAATGTAAAGGTGCAGGAGTGGAGATCATTGAGATGCAATTCCTGCCGCCCATTCAGGTCACCTGTAATCAATGTGCAGGGCGTCGATACAACCGGGAGACCCTTCAAGTACGTTACAAGGGAAAGAACATTGCCGACATCCTTGACATGAGGATCGATGAGGCCCTTGACTTCTTTGCGAATATTCCCTCGATTCAACGAAGATTGCAGACCCTCTGTGATGTGGGAATGGGCTATGTCAAGATGGGCCAACCTGCGACCACGCTCTCAGGTGGCGAGGCGCAACGGATCAAACTCAGTAAATATCTCTCCCGCCCAGCCACGGGTCAGACATTGATTCTCTTGGACGAGCCCACGACTGGCCTACATTTTGCTGATGTCAAAAAATTGCTTGAGGTACTTCATCGGCTCGTCGATCTCGGAAATACGGTTCTTGTTATTGAACACAATCTTGATGTTGTCAAGACTGCTGACTGGATAATTGATCTTGGTCCGGAGGGTGGAGATGACGGTGGTTATCTTGTAGCAGAAGGAACTCCTGAAGAGATTGCAGAGAATCCGGACTCGTATACAGGAAAGTATCTGCGTTCGGTGTTAGATACGTACAAGAGGTCTCGGAGGGCTGAAGGGTGA
- the uvrC gene encoding excinuclease ABC subunit UvrC, whose protein sequence is MPVMSDLTRLVKDLPDSPGVYLWKDEAGEVIYVGKAKALKKRVSSYLRVRGLDRKTWELMQRARDLETIITSTEREALIVEAALIRKYQPKYNLALKDDRRHAWIRVGVNDPIPSVVVTRDFEKDGARYFGPYGSTRRLERLLDAVRRFIPVATCRDPSSQKRECMDFHIGRCSGPCKGHIDEADYRALITQIILFLSGDEDSLATMIRDEMDRAAENLDFERAAALRDRLDDVQMLMRKQRVFDTEGIDRDIIGIARTEEAALIEVMTVRGGSLIGSDHFYFEVGLEIKDVDVLTTFVEQYYFTLPQLPAEILLPLQIPDLSILGKWLSENTDHSVKLYVPHGDRLSGLIKMANQNAVRSLRKILILGESEAEVVDDGVKELHEVLGLSRAPFHIEGFDIANIQGTDPTGSCVVFRNGSPDNKSYRMFRVRSKETPDDYAMMNEVVYRRYKGVLQRGESLPDLIVIDGGKGQLNAALDALKKVGLDYVPVVSIAKREEILFTRDRLDGIYLEMSSPALRLIQRIRDEAHRFAQRYYHKLRERRLSGSILENAPGIGPKRRTALLRAFGSVERIRQASVEELSSVDSMTEQAARALHSWLDDPQHS, encoded by the coding sequence ATGCCCGTCATGTCTGATCTCACTCGTCTGGTCAAGGACCTGCCTGACTCTCCCGGCGTCTATCTCTGGAAGGACGAGGCAGGTGAGGTGATCTACGTTGGCAAGGCTAAGGCCCTGAAGAAAAGAGTGAGTTCATATCTCCGTGTTCGAGGTCTCGATAGAAAGACGTGGGAACTGATGCAACGCGCCCGAGACCTTGAGACCATCATTACCTCAACGGAGCGAGAAGCTCTCATAGTCGAGGCGGCGCTGATCCGAAAGTATCAGCCAAAGTACAACTTGGCATTGAAGGACGATCGCCGACATGCGTGGATTCGTGTTGGAGTGAATGATCCTATTCCTTCTGTTGTAGTCACCCGTGACTTTGAAAAAGACGGTGCAAGGTACTTCGGCCCGTACGGTTCCACTCGGCGTCTAGAACGCTTACTCGATGCGGTTCGGAGGTTCATTCCCGTGGCCACCTGCCGTGATCCTTCATCTCAGAAGAGAGAATGTATGGACTTTCACATTGGGCGTTGTTCAGGGCCGTGTAAAGGTCATATTGACGAGGCTGACTATCGAGCACTCATCACACAGATTATTCTTTTCTTGAGTGGGGATGAAGATAGCCTTGCAACAATGATCCGCGATGAGATGGACCGGGCAGCAGAGAATCTTGACTTTGAGCGCGCTGCTGCGCTGAGGGATCGACTTGATGATGTTCAGATGCTCATGAGAAAACAACGAGTCTTTGACACTGAGGGGATTGACAGGGATATTATTGGAATTGCGCGAACTGAAGAGGCTGCCCTTATTGAGGTCATGACGGTCCGTGGCGGAAGCCTGATCGGCTCTGACCATTTCTATTTCGAGGTCGGCTTGGAGATCAAAGATGTGGATGTGCTCACTACTTTTGTAGAACAATATTATTTCACACTGCCACAATTACCTGCTGAGATTCTCCTCCCCCTCCAAATTCCTGATCTCTCCATATTGGGCAAGTGGCTCTCTGAAAACACAGACCATTCTGTAAAGCTCTATGTTCCTCATGGAGATCGACTCAGTGGACTCATCAAGATGGCCAATCAAAATGCAGTCCGTTCCCTGCGCAAGATTCTCATCTTGGGTGAGAGTGAGGCGGAGGTTGTTGATGATGGTGTCAAGGAACTCCATGAGGTCTTGGGACTGAGTCGTGCGCCATTCCACATCGAGGGTTTTGATATCGCTAACATTCAGGGGACCGATCCTACAGGTTCGTGTGTTGTCTTTCGCAACGGTTCCCCTGACAACAAGAGCTATCGGATGTTCCGAGTTCGCAGCAAAGAGACTCCTGATGATTATGCGATGATGAATGAGGTGGTCTATCGACGATACAAGGGTGTCCTTCAAAGAGGTGAGTCCCTTCCCGATCTGATCGTCATTGATGGTGGTAAGGGTCAGCTCAACGCCGCCTTGGATGCACTAAAAAAAGTCGGGCTGGACTATGTTCCTGTTGTCTCGATTGCTAAGCGTGAAGAGATCCTCTTTACTCGAGACCGCCTTGACGGTATCTACTTGGAGATGAGTTCGCCTGCTCTTCGCCTTATCCAGCGTATCCGTGATGAGGCCCATAGGTTTGCACAACGATATTATCACAAACTTCGTGAACGACGACTCTCGGGGTCTATTCTTGAGAATGCCCCGGGCATTGGACCAAAACGCAGGACTGCATTGCTTCGAGCCTTCGGGAGCGTGGAACGTATTCGGCAGGCAAGTGTTGAAGAACTGTCCTCAGTCGATAGTATGACCGAACAGGCGGCGCGTGCCTTACATTCGTGGCTGGATGATCCACAACATTCCTAG
- a CDS encoding Lrp/AsnC ligand binding domain-containing protein: MPLVFVGIKTQPDQSETVMSTLVKDSLVQEIYKVYAGQYDIVMIIDVPDLEAYHAFVQDVLAVHTGIADFESFIAV; this comes from the coding sequence ATGCCTCTTGTGTTTGTTGGGATTAAAACACAACCGGATCAGTCAGAGACTGTGATGTCCACTCTGGTAAAAGATAGTCTTGTGCAAGAGATATACAAAGTATATGCGGGTCAATACGATATTGTCATGATCATAGATGTGCCAGACTTGGAAGCATATCACGCATTTGTTCAGGATGTGCTTGCAGTCCATACTGGGATCGCAGATTTTGAGTCATTCATTGCGGTGTAG
- the uvrA gene encoding excinuclease ABC subunit UvrA: MTGYIHVEKAEEHNLKAITVDIPRDRLVVITGPSGSGKSTLVFDTIFAEGQRRYIESLSSYARRFLGRLDKPKVEKITGLPPAISIEQKGRTKNPRSTVATSTEIHDYLRLLYANIGIPHCVKCGQPMEQLTAESAARLLLEENGGQRIFVLAPVIRGETGLHQDVLQGLLENGFVRVRVDGQFFDIESVEMDGRKKHDIDVVVDRLELGQKNRERLINSLETALETSDGRAIVAREGNPDLIFAEQLMCPKCGIQYERLGPKAFSYNTPHGACPTCNGLGVNFDVDPARVVPDETLSLSEGALKPWSKSPSSWNQRFLEALSKAAGFSLDTPWKDLSQTVKDIILWGRPTYTVSFEYTDKSWHGKTEKIKVTRRWEGMIPRLQRHLRDTSSEWYKQEIANEYCSKTVCPACHGKKLRPESLAVTVGGKSIDEITSLTIGQALEHFENIQLTEREEKIAELILKEIVARLRFIVSVGLDYLTLDRLSMTLSGGESQRIRLATQIGSALTGVLYCLDEPSIGLHPRDINRLIKTFYNLRSLGNTVVVIEHDRDTILAADHIIDLGPNAGIHGGRVVAQGPPAEVLAHPKSLTAQYLAGDRRIPIPETRRTGNGHAIVIRGARQFNLKNIDVTIPLGKMVCITGVSGSGKSTLVHETLYKALSRLMNRASVQPGAHDAIEGWENIDRLVLVDQSPIGRTPRSNPATYTKVFDEIRGLFAKTPEARARGFRPGRFSFNTRDGRCEKCKGSGVLTIEMHFMSDVFITCDVCQGKRFDRETLEVTYKGKNINEVLNMTIEEALGFFSDIPPIAHKLQTLMDVGLGYLTLGQPATTLSGGEAQRMKLAAELSRRATGRTLYILDEPTTGLSASDVHVLLNVLSRLVDAGNTIIVIEHNLEVIKTADHIIDLGPEGGDAGGRVIATGTPEEVARVRGSYTGRFLKSVLRGKT; encoded by the coding sequence GTGACCGGATATATCCATGTAGAAAAGGCTGAGGAACATAACCTCAAGGCCATCACTGTGGATATTCCACGAGACCGTCTAGTTGTAATAACCGGCCCTTCAGGTTCGGGGAAATCTACACTCGTCTTCGACACGATCTTTGCAGAAGGCCAACGCCGATATATTGAATCACTCTCCTCATATGCCCGACGCTTCCTTGGACGACTGGACAAGCCCAAGGTCGAGAAGATCACAGGTCTTCCTCCGGCCATATCGATTGAGCAAAAGGGGCGAACAAAGAACCCTCGTAGTACGGTTGCGACCAGCACCGAGATCCATGATTACCTCCGGCTACTGTATGCAAATATTGGAATTCCGCACTGTGTCAAATGTGGGCAGCCGATGGAACAATTGACCGCCGAGTCAGCAGCGAGATTGCTTCTCGAGGAGAATGGTGGTCAACGTATCTTTGTGCTTGCGCCAGTGATTCGTGGAGAGACCGGGCTACATCAGGATGTTCTTCAAGGTCTCCTTGAGAATGGGTTCGTTCGTGTCAGGGTCGATGGTCAGTTCTTTGACATTGAGTCTGTGGAGATGGATGGTCGTAAGAAGCACGATATTGATGTTGTCGTTGACAGACTCGAGTTGGGTCAGAAAAATCGTGAGCGTCTCATCAATTCTCTTGAGACCGCTCTTGAGACCAGTGATGGTCGTGCTATAGTTGCTCGTGAGGGCAATCCCGATCTGATCTTTGCCGAGCAGCTCATGTGTCCCAAGTGTGGTATTCAATATGAACGACTTGGCCCCAAGGCATTCTCCTATAACACCCCTCATGGTGCCTGTCCAACATGCAACGGTCTTGGTGTTAATTTCGACGTTGATCCGGCACGGGTGGTTCCTGACGAGACTCTCTCATTGAGCGAGGGTGCACTCAAACCATGGAGCAAGTCCCCAAGTTCGTGGAATCAGCGATTTCTGGAGGCTCTCTCGAAAGCCGCAGGGTTCTCACTTGACACTCCTTGGAAGGATCTCTCTCAGACGGTCAAAGATATCATTCTCTGGGGCCGACCCACCTATACGGTCAGTTTCGAGTATACGGACAAGTCGTGGCATGGTAAGACAGAGAAGATCAAGGTGACACGACGCTGGGAGGGTATGATCCCAAGGCTTCAGCGCCACCTACGCGACACATCTTCAGAATGGTACAAGCAGGAGATAGCAAATGAGTATTGCAGCAAGACGGTCTGTCCAGCCTGTCATGGAAAAAAGTTGAGGCCCGAGAGTCTTGCTGTGACTGTTGGGGGCAAGTCGATTGATGAGATCACATCTCTGACCATTGGACAGGCGCTGGAGCATTTTGAGAACATTCAACTGACCGAGCGAGAAGAGAAGATTGCAGAATTGATCCTCAAAGAGATAGTTGCTCGATTACGGTTCATCGTCTCAGTGGGCCTTGATTACTTGACTCTTGATCGGCTATCTATGACTCTCTCTGGTGGGGAGAGCCAGCGAATACGTCTGGCCACTCAGATTGGTTCCGCCCTGACCGGTGTGCTTTACTGTCTCGATGAACCGTCCATAGGTCTCCATCCGCGAGATATCAATCGGCTCATCAAGACGTTTTACAATCTACGGAGTCTTGGCAATACAGTTGTGGTGATCGAGCACGATAGAGATACGATTCTGGCTGCTGATCATATTATTGATCTTGGGCCAAACGCCGGAATCCATGGTGGTCGTGTTGTCGCTCAGGGGCCCCCTGCGGAAGTGCTGGCGCATCCAAAGTCCCTGACTGCACAATATCTTGCAGGAGACCGTCGTATCCCTATTCCCGAGACACGACGCACAGGAAACGGTCATGCGATAGTCATTCGTGGGGCCCGTCAGTTCAATCTCAAGAATATCGATGTTACAATCCCTCTAGGAAAAATGGTCTGCATAACTGGTGTTTCCGGAAGCGGGAAGAGCACACTTGTTCATGAGACCCTCTACAAGGCTCTCTCGCGCCTGATGAATCGTGCGAGTGTCCAGCCCGGTGCTCATGATGCTATTGAGGGTTGGGAAAATATTGATCGGCTCGTTCTGGTCGATCAGTCTCCTATTGGTCGGACTCCCCGTTCTAATCCGGCAACCTATACCAAGGTCTTTGATGAGATCAGAGGTCTCTTTGCAAAGACACCGGAGGCTCGGGCTCGTGGTTTCAGACCTGGACGATTCAGCTTCAATACACGTGATGGCCGCTGTGAGAAGTGTAAGGGGAGTGGTGTTCTCACGATCGAGATGCACTTCATGAGTGATGTCTTTATCACCTGTGATGTCTGTCAGGGCAAGCGATTTGATCGTGAGACCCTTGAGGTGACTTACAAGGGAAAGAACATCAACGAGGTCCTCAATATGACGATTGAGGAGGCACTTGGTTTCTTTAGTGACATTCCTCCGATCGCACACAAGCTCCAGACGCTTATGGATGTCGGACTTGGTTATCTCACACTAGGCCAACCCGCCACCACTCTGTCAGGGGGTGAGGCCCAGCGAATGAAGTTGGCCGCAGAATTGTCACGAAGGGCAACGGGTCGGACGCTCTATATTCTTGACGAGCCCACAACTGGTCTCTCCGCATCGGATGTTCATGTTCTTCTCAATGTTCTCAGTCGGTTGGTCGATGCGGGCAACACGATCATTGTTATCGAACACAATCTAGAGGTGATCAAGACTGCGGATCACATTATTGACTTGGGTCCTGAAGGTGGCGATGCCGGAGGTCGTGTAATTGCGACGGGGACGCCTGAGGAGGTTGCGCGCGTTCGTGGATCGTACACCGGCCGGTTTCTGAAGAGCGTCCTCCGAGGGAAGACTTGA
- a CDS encoding 4Fe-4S binding protein, protein MIWKVDESLCTACGTCADVCPVDPPLYDIQENAIYLVDRADECTECYACVDSCPEGAISEE, encoded by the coding sequence ATGATCTGGAAAGTTGATGAGTCTCTCTGTACTGCCTGTGGCACATGTGCTGATGTGTGTCCAGTCGATCCCCCACTGTACGACATCCAGGAGAACGCAATCTATCTGGTTGACCGTGCAGATGAGTGTACCGAGTGTTACGCCTGCGTTGACTCGTGTCCCGAAGGTGCAATCTCGGAAGAGTAA